The Achromobacter spanius genome includes the window CCTTGATGAAGTTCTTGGACCAGTACAGTCGTTGCACGCCTACCGTGGGGTCGAACAAATTGCTGGCGCCGTTGGTGGTGAAGGCAAAGTCGCGATCTGTGTAGATGCGTTTGATGAAGGCCGAGGCGTCTTGCGAGCGCACCGTCACGGCAATGCCGGTGCGCGCCAGCGTCGTGCGCAGATAGTCGGCCAGGCGTGCGCCGTCCGCGCCGATGGGGTTGTAGTCCAGCGGTACCCGAAAGCGCACGCCGTCGGCGCCTTTGGGGTAACCGGCTTCGTCCAGTAGCGCGTTGGCGCGCTTGAGGTCGAAGGCGTAGGGCGAGGGCGTGGAGTCGTTATAGGTTTTCAGGCCCGGGGCGATGGGCGAATACGCCACCTGGCCCACGCCGTAGTTCACCACTTTCAGGATGACGTTGCGGTCGATGGCGTGAGCCACCGCCTGCCGCACTTTTTCGTTCTTGAAATGCGGTTCGTCCAAATTGAATTCCAGCCGTGTCACGTTGTACGAATAGCTGTTTCCGCGTGTCTCGAACCGCAGCGTCGGCACGGCTTTCAGGCGCGCCAGGTCGGCCAGCGGCACGGGCGTGCGGTAGCCCAGGTCCACGGTGCCGGTTTCGAAGGCGATGGCGGCGGCGGCCGGGTCGGCCACCACACGCACGATCAGGCGGTCGATATAGGGCTTGGGCTTGTCCCAGTAATCGGGGTTGCGTTCATACACGATGTGGCTGCCGCGTACCCATTCCTTGAACTTGTACGGGCCCGTGCCGATGGGCGCCGAGATGGCGGGGTTGGTCAGCGGGTCGGCGCCGTCGAAGATGTGCTTGGGGATGATGGGTGTTTCGGTGGCGACGAACGCGCGTATCAGGTAGGGCGCGGGTTTGGTCAGGCGCAGCACCACGGTGTGGTCATCGGGCGTGTCGATGGCGCCGACATTGGCGAACGTGTTGCGCCCGCGTGGGTGGATCTTCTTTAGCAGTCCAATCGAAAACGCCACGTCGGCGGCGGTGAAAGGCTTGCCGTCATGCCACTTGACGCCCTGGCGCAGCGTGAACGTATAGACGGTGCCGTCCGGGCTGACTTGCCAGGCGGTGGCCAACTGCGGCTGTGGATTCAAGTCGTAGTCGTACTTCAGCAAGCCTTCGGTGACCTTGGCGCTGACGCTCAGAATGGGCGTGGCCACGTTGCCCACGGTGACCAGCGCGGTCGGCTCGGACGGCAAGAGCAGGGTCAGCGTGCCGCCGCGCGTGGGCTCGGCATGCAAGGCCGGGGCAAAGGCGAGCAATACGCCGGCCAGAAGCAGGCCAAGGCTGGCACGTCGAGTGATGGCGGTGAGGGTTGTGGCGATCGGGGTCAAGGTCTGGGTCTGGGTCTGGTTCAAGGTCAGGCTCTGGATCGAGTTCGGGGTTGACGTCACGCTTGTTGCTCCTGGTAGGCGGTACGCGCCTGGTCCGCGCTGACGAGACCGTCGCGCACATCGCGTTCAACGCGGCTTGCAGCGCGCAGGGCGGGGTCGCCCAGGCCGCCACCGCCAGGCGTATGCACCACCAGCCGCTCGCCCGGAGGAATCAACTGGCGCCCCTTGGCGCGCAGGGGCGTCCCGTTGGCCAGGCCCAATTGCCCACCGGCACCCGCTTGGCCGCCCAATGCGCCGCGCGCTGGATGCACCACGCGGTCAAAGGCGGCGGCGATGATCATGGCGGCTCGTGGGTCGGCGTGGCGTACCACGATGGTTTGGCCCAAGCCTCCGCGCTGCGTGCCGGGGCCGCCCGAGTCAGGCCGGTATTCCTTTTGTTCGAAGACGAGCGGGTTGGCGCTTTCCAGAATTTCCAACGACACGTTGCGCACGCCGCTGGGGTAGGACGTGACCGATAGCCCATCCTTGCCGGGCCGAGCACCGGTTCCGCCGGTGGAAAAGCTGACGGCGTTAAAGCGTGGGCCTGCCAGCAGGGCTTCCTGCTGTTCAGGGGTAGCCCCCGCCAGCGGCTCGCCGCCGACCAAGTGCAGGTTCCACAACGACGAGGCGCCCTCGGCCGGCACCTGGTCGGCGCGGGCCTGGCGCAGCGCGCCGAACACCACGTCGGGCAGCATCTGCCCGATGATGTGGCGCGCCGTGACGGCGGCGGGATAGCGCGCGTTCAGGATGGAGCCTTCGGGCGCGGCGACTTCCACGCAGGATAAGGATCCCGCGTTGTTGGGCACGTCAGCGCCAATCAGGCAACGGATGCCAAAGGACGTATAGGCATCCGTATAGGCCTTCACCACGTTGATGCCGCGCGCCACGCTGGGCGAGGTGCCGTCGAAATTGATCCGGATCTTGTCCGGTGCGATGCTGACACGGGCTTGCAGCGTGATCGGCGCGTCATAGCCGTCGATCACAAGCGTGTTATTCCAGGTGCCTTGCGGCCATTGGGCGATGGCCAGGCGCATGGCATGTTCGGACTGCTTGATGATGTAGCCACCCAAGGCGTCCAGATCGCCCAACTCGAACTCGATCAGCAGCGCCTTCAGGCGGCGCGCGCCGATGGCGTTGCAGGCGACCAGCGCGTAAAGGTCGCCTTCCACTTGTTCGGGCTCGCGGACGTTGGCGCGGATGATGGCCAGCACGCCGGGGTCGACTTCGTGTTGATGAAAGAAGCGCAGGATGGGCAGGAACAAGCCTTCGTGATATATCTCCAGTCCATCGGCGCTGCTGCCGATGCCACCGATGTCGATCACATGTAGCGTCGAGGCAAATAGCGCGACGAGGGCGCCGCCGTGGAAAACGGGAGTCACCATGGTCATATCGAATAGGTGGCCGGTGCCTTTCCAGGGGTCGTTGGTCAGCAGCACGTCGCCATCCTTCAGCGTATCGAGCGGAAAGACGCGCAGGAAGTGCTTGACGGATTCGGCCATGGCGTTGACGTGCCCGGGCGTGCCGGTGACGGCTTGCGCGATCATGCGGCCGTCGGGCAGGAACACGCCCGCGGACAGATCGCCGGCTTCGCGCGTGGCGGTGCCGAAGGCGGACCGGATCAACACCTGCGCCTGTTCTTCCACAACGGACAGCAGGCGGTTCCACGCGAGTTGAAAGCGGATGCGCTCCAGCGCTACGGGCTTGGCGGCGGCGGCAGGCACAGGGTCGGCTGCGAGGTTCATCATGCGTTGTCCTTGTCGACGGAGTTGGCTTGGCGGCGCTGGGACGCGTCGGTATCGTCCAGCACCAACGAGCCCAGGCGGCTGCGGCGTGCCACGAAGCCCGGCGGTACATAGGTGGTGGTTTCGTCTTCGACGACCAGCGCGGGGCCGGTCAGCGTCTGTTCGGGATCCAGCGATTGGCGTTCGTAATAGGGGATGTCCAGCCAGCGGCCTTGCGCGGTGTCGAACACCATGCGGGTGCCCGCCTGGCGCGCTGCCGTGCCGTGGCCTGTGGCTATGTGGTCCTGCGGCCGCGCGCGGCGCTGGCCGGCCTGCGCGGCCACCGACCAACTGACGGCCTCCGGCGCCACATGCGGCAGGCTGCGCCCATACAGGTGGGCGTAGTGCTGGGCAAAGGCCTGGCTCAAGCGCGCACTGGCCGCGTGGTCGAATGGGCCGTCGGGCAGGTCAACCGCAATCTCGTGTCCCTGGCCGCTGTAGCGCATGAACACCACGCGCTTGTGGGTCAAGGGCGTGTTCGGCGCGGCGCGGCGCACCACGGCGTTGACGCTGGCGGTCAGTTCGTCAAGCAGGTGCTGGACGGCGGCATGGTCGATGCCGTCCAGGCGCTGGTGAAAGCTTCGAACGGATTGATAGGCGATGGGCGCCCACAGGAAGCCCACTGCGGAGCCCACCCCGGCGGATTCCGGGATGATGACGCGGTCGATGCCCAGCTTGCGTGCCAACGGGGCGGCGTGCAGCGGCGCCGCCCCGCCAAAGGCGATCAGCGTGTGTTCCTCGGCCGCCTTGCCCAATTCGGAGGCATGCACGCGCGCGGCATTGGCCATGTTCTCGGTGACGACGTCGATGATGGCTTGCGCGGCCCGCGGCGCGTCCAGGCCAGCGGGCTCCGCCACGTGCGCCTGAATGGCGTGCTGCGCCAACGCCGGTTGCAGGCTGACCTTGCCCACCGCGAAACGCTGGGGTGTCACGGTGCCGATCACGGCGTGCGCGTCGGTCACCGTGGGGTGCTCACCGCCGTTGCCGTAGGCCGCGGGGCCAGGCAGCGAACCGGCGCTGTCCGGGCCAACCTGCACCACGCCCAGGTGGTTGATGCGGGCGATGGACCCGCCCCCGGCACCAATTTCCACCATCTCGATCACGGGGATGCGGATCGGCAGGCCGGATCCTTTCAGGTGTCGGTGCACTCGGCCGAATTCAAAGCTGCGGCTGACCTGGGGTTCAAAGTCATCGATGTAGCAGATCTTTGCCGTGGTGCCGCCCATATCGAACGACAGCGCGCGCGAGGCCCCCGTCTGCTCGGCGATGTGCTGCGCCAGGATGGCGCCGCCGGCCGGTCCGGATTCGACCAGCCGCACGGGTTCTTCCACCCCGGTTTGCAGCGTGGCAATGCCCCCGCCCGAGGTCATCAGAAAAGGGTCGTCGCGCAGGCCACGTGCACGGGCCGCCTCGTTCAGCCGACGCAGATAACCCGACACCTGCGGCTGCACATAAGCATTGGCGCTGACGGTCGATAGGCGCGGATACTCACGGATCTCAGCGCATACGTCAGACGACAGCGACACCCACAAGTCGGGCGCGTGCGCCCGCAGCAGCTCACGGATGCGGCGCTCGTGGGCGGGGTGGGCGTAGCTGTGCAACAGGCAGACGGCGACGCTCTCAATCCGCGCGGCGGTCAGTTCGTGCGCCAGCGCAATGACCTGCGATTCATCCAGCGGCGTCAGCACCTGGCCGCGCGCGTCGACTCGTTCCGTCACGCCGTGGCGCCAGGGGCGGGGTACCAAGGGCTCTGGCTTGTCCAGAAATATGTCGTACTGCGCGAAGCGGTCTTCCAGGCCAATCTCGACCAGATCGCGAAAGCCGGCCGTCGTCAGCAGAGCGGTGCGGGCTCCCTTGCGTTCGATCAACGCGTTGGTGGCCAGCGTCGTGCCCAGTATCAGCAGGCTGACGTCGGGCCAGCGCAGACTCGCCTCGTCCAGCAATTCTTCAATGCCTTGCAGCACGGCCGTTTCAGGCGTGTCGGGGGTGGTCAGCAGTTTGGCGGACCAGCGGTGGTCGCTGTGTTCCAGAACAATATCGGTGAACGTGCCGCCCACGTCGACGGCGACGCGCACGGGTGAGGCTTGGGGCTCCCGAAGGGATTTATTTGGCATGGGGTAGTAGGCATGGCGCGCGTGGCGCCGTCGGGCGTTAGGGAGAACCCCAGATCCTAAGCAGTCGCCGCGTTCGTATGAACGATGATTTTCGAGTTTCGATATGCGTTTTGCAGAACGCGGGCGCATCTGCCGGCACGCTTGGCGCTATGATCGTTGCGTCTTTGGCCGCCCTGGCGCCTTACTTGGAAACCCCACGCATGAATGACCGCCTACACCAGACGCTGCTTCGGTTTGACCAGTACAACGGCACCGACCCGAACCTGTTTACGTGGCAGGGCGAGACCTGTCCGCAGGAACTGTTCCTGGCGCAGAAGCTGCACGAGTGGGTATTGAAACTGGCGCCCGACGCATCGTTGCCGCTGGTGCTGGCGTCGCGCTGCCAGCACATCGGGCGTTGGGAAATCAGCCGCAAGAGCTATCCCGACGGGCGCGTGGGCTATCTGACGTGGCGCAAGGCCTTGGCGCGGCACCATGCCAGCGTCGCAGAGGCCATCCTGCGTGAGACGGGCTACGAGGACGACGTGATCGATCGCGTCAAGACCATCGTGATGAAGCAGGGCATCAAGCAGGACGCCGATGTGCAGACCATGGAAAACGCCTTGTGCCTGGTGTTTCTGCAATATCAGTACGAAGCCTTCCACCCGGCCCATGGCGAGAAGATCGTGGAGATTTTGCGGAAGTCTTTGCAGAAGATGGACCCGGCGGGCCACAAGTGGGCGCTGACCTTGCCGTATAGCGCGGCGGGGACGGCGTATCTGGAGCAGGCGCTGGCGGCGTAAAGGGCGGCACACGCGGTTCACACGTGGTGGTTAACACGTGGCGGTTAACACGCACCACGAGCAAAAACACACAAGCCCGGCCGCGACGATGACGTCGCGAGCCGGGCTTGTTGCCGTCGTGCAAGCCGAAGCTTGCGAAGGCGGTAGGACTACGCAGGCTTGTCGGTGGACGTGTCGTCGGCAGCCTTGGCCGATGCGTCGCTGGACGAAGCCGGCGTGTCGACGGATGCCGAGTCAGCTGAGATGTCCGTGGGCTTGTCAGCCGAAGACTCAGCCGAAGACTCAGCCGAAGACTCAGCCGAAGACTCAGCCGAAGACTCAGCCGAAGACTCAGACGCAGACCATGCCGAAGATGCAGCCGACGACTCGGGCGACGACTCAGCGGGCGCTTGCGGTGACGATTGGACCGGAGCCGTGACAGGCGCCGAGACCGGAGCAGCGACGGCGGCAGAGGCCGAAGCGGCGGTGTCGGTGCCCGCAGACGCATCCGCGGCAGGCGCTTCGCCAGAGGCAGCGGCAGCCGCGGCTTCCTTCTTGGCCTTGTTGCGGGCGGCGGCGTTCTTGGACGCGCTGCGCGAGGCCATGCGCTTGGCATGCTTGGCTTCGTTGGCGGTGACGGCGCCCGAGGGTTCGCCGTTCAGGTCCACGCGCGGCGCGTCTTCCACCATGCAGGCCCAGTAGCGGCGGCCATCACACCAGGTCTTGACCGCTTCCTTGATCTGCGCCTCGTCCAACTGCAAGGCCTGGGCATGTTGCACCAGGTCAGCCAGCACGCCCAGCTTGAGCGGCAGCTTCGGGGCGGGATTCTTGGGGAAGGCGTTGGGAAACTGGCGTTGCAGGCGCGAGATCGCGACCACGACCGGGTCCACGGGCGATTCGCGGCGTTCGCGCTGCGGGCGCTGACCCTTGTCGCCGCCTTGCGAGCGGGCGTTCTTGTCGCCGCTTTGCGAGCGGGCGTGCTTGTCGCCGCCTTGCGGGCGCGGACCCTTGCCGCCACCAGGCGGGCGAGGTCCTTTGCCGCCGCCTTGCGGACGCGCGTCTTTCTTGGGGGTAGGCTCTTCAGGCGCCTGCTTGGTGATCAAGGCCCGGATCGCGGCTAACTGTTCTAGTCCCATTTGCTACACAAAAAAAAGGTTGAGGCCGAGAGCATCAGCGCTCGGGCGGCAATCCAGACAGCACGACAAGCAGTGCCAGGAATAAAAGAATGCCGAACGCGGCCAGGGCAAACGGCAGTAGTAGAACATACACGCCGCGTTCTTGCCCTTGTCCGTGGGCCAAACCCGCCGCAATCGACATCCGGACGGGGGAAAAAATACCCATTGCCGTGCCGGAAACGTGTAACAGCGCAGCCGCTGCCGGCGCGTTCAAACCCGCGTTAAGCGCCAATGATAGCTGCGACGGCATGAACAAACTATTCGGCGCGTTGCCGCTGTTGGCCAGAATACCAAAGGCGCCGGCCAGCAAGGGCGTGATCAGCAAGGTCCATTCCCGCAGCGTGGCGAACAGGCCATCGGCATAGGCTTGCGAGATGCCCGCGCCGGCCAGCACTTCGGCCATCATCGCGAACAGGAAGACGGACATGACCGCGTGGCGGCCCGTGTGCCAGGCGACGCGCGCCTGGGTCTTCAACGCGCGTGGCTCGCGGCGCCAGGCGGCCAGTGCCAGCGCGCCCGCGATCAGCCAGCTGCCGGCGTGCAAAAAGGGCTTCCACGCGGGCAGGTCGTTGAAGGGCTGGATGTCGGCCCAGGCGCCCAGCGCGTGATTCAACGCGGGGACGAGCCGTGTTACGGCCAGGCAGGCGATCACCAGCATGTAGGGCAGCGCGCGTCGGGCGGCGGCCAGCGCCTGGGCGCGGTTGGGGCGGCGGTCCAGTCCGAAGCGCAGCACGATCAAGGGGCCAAAGGACGCCAGCAGCGCTGTTTCGGGGCCTAGCACGGCCGTGGCGGCGCTTAGCAGTCCCAGGCTGGCCGTGATCCAGGCGGCTTCGCGCGCGTGTTCGGCGGTGTCGGCGCGCAGCCCGGCGTGGCGCGCGGTGCGCCAGAAAAGCAGCATCCATACCGCCATCAGCAAGGCCACCGCCACCATGCTGTACAGCGCAAGTTGCGTGGCGGGCACGCGCGCATACGCGGATGCCAGCAAGGTGCCGCTGCCCATCGCGCCCCAGGGGATCAGGGTCTGGCTCAACAAGGCGAACACCATGATGTCGCGCGGCTTCAAGCCCAGCGGGCGGATCAGCAACACGGTGCCCAGCATGCCCACGCCAAAACCCGTGGCGGATTCCGCGAAAGGGCCGATCAGAAAACAGGCAAAGAACAAGCGCCGTCGCCGGGCCAACGGGTCATTCAATTCGGGGTGTGCGGCGCCGGCTTGCGCGGGCGACTGGCCCTGCGAGGCCATCTGCCAGAACAGCAGGCCGCCCAGAATGTAAGGCGTGATGATCCAGCCGATCCATGCCCCACGCTCAAGCGTCACCGCCAATTGCGCCCCGCCAAAGTGCATGGGCGCGGCGAACAGCGCAATGGGGATGGCGGCGCACAGCCCCAGCACGGCGGCCACCGTGGTGTTGACCCGACCGCTGGCGATGGCGCCGATCACGGTCAGGGCGGGCAGGGACCACAGCAGATAGATCATCGGCGGGCGCTGACGTTAATGCCGCTTGTTAAAGCCGCTTACCGCGGCGCGGCCCTGGTTGGCGAACGCAGCACGATCTGCGTGATTTCCGAGGGGCGACCCAGGCGGACCGGGAAGCCTGGCCACAGCCCGGCGCCATTGCTGACGTACAGGTGCATGCCGTCCACGTCGTATCCGCCCGATACATAGCCTTCATTGGCCAGTTGCGTCAGCAGATGCGGCCCCAGGATCTGCCCGCCATGCGTGTGGCCGGACAATTGCAGCCCGGCCCCGGCTTGCGCATTCTTCGCCGCGCCGATGGGGCGATGGCTCAGCAAAATGACCGGGTCCGTCGCCCGCACGCCGTTCAGGGCACGCGCCACGTCGGGCACGTCCTCGCCGTAGGCGGCCGCCATCTTGTCCGTGACGCCGGCCAGTACCAAGCGCTGGCCGTTTGGCTTCAGGGTCACGTGCTCGTTCAGCAGCAGGCGCAGGCCCAGGTGTTCGAAAGCGGGCAGCCAGCGTTGGTACTCTGCGTAGTACTCATGGTTGCCGGGAATCGCGTAGACGCCATGGCGCGCGCGCAGCGCTTGCAGCGGCAGCACATCGGCCGCGCGGGCGTGGGTGGTGCCGTCGACCAGGTCGCCCGTGATCACGATCAGGTCGGGCTTCAAGCCGTTCGTCTTGTCGACCACGGCCTGCATCCAGGGCGCCTCCAGCAACCGGCTGGCGTGCAGGTCGGTCAACTGCACCAGGCGAAAGCCGTCCAGCTCGGGCGGCAGCTTGGGCAAGGCGATTTCAATGGTTTTGACGTCCGGCACGCGCACGGCTTGCCACACGCCGATGGCCGACAAGGCCATGGCCAGCACGGCGGCGGTGGCGCCCCAGCGGCGCGCCGCCAGCAGGCCCCGACCGCGCGCGCGTGACACGGCGTAGAGCACGACCCCGGCAACGTCGCGCACCAGCAACAGCATGGCCAGCAAGAGCAGCCCGCCGAAGAGCCAGCCCAGCGCCATGATCAGCGTGGCGGGGATTTCGGGGGAAGCCATCGAGCCGAAGAAGTGGCGCGTCACCAGATGGTGTTCGGCAATGGCAATCAGCAAGGCGGACAGCAGCAGCTTGGCCGGCTTGGATAAAGACAGGGGCAGGACGAAACGCCAGATGACGTAGAGACTGATCAGTCCCGTGAAGACATGGAACACGCGGTGATTCCTACTGGTGGGGCGATGGATGTGGCGGGAACAGTGCCGGAGAAGGCCGGCCGAAACCAGCGACATTATGCCGGTGCCACATGTCGGTGCTAAGGCTTGTGCTGACGACTAGTCAAGAAAACCACGCTGGCGATTCGGCAACAAAAAACCTGCGTCGTATATCCGCAACAACAGATAGTTATGAGAATTAGTCGCATTACACTTCCTCCGCACATCAATAGCCCACCCAGGGAGAGGAAGCCAGCATGCAAGAAGCCAGGCCGCAGCGCCGCAAACCCCGTATTCACTCTGCAACCCAGCCCGGCTTCCCTCCACGCCGCACCGCTGTGCTGGTGCTGATGGCGCTGGCGTCCGCCAGTGCGGCCGCGCAAGACAGCGCCGTCGCCACCTTGCCCACCGTGCAGGTGGTGGGCGAGGGCGACCCGACCACGACCGAAGGCACGGGGTCCTACACGCCGCGCGCCACGGCCGCCGGCACGGGCCTGCCGCTGACGCTGCGCGAAACGCCGCAATCCGTCACGGTGGTGACCCGCCAGCGCATGGAAGACGAAAACATGCTGTCCCTGGCCGACGTCATGGCCAGCACGCCGGGCATCTCGGTGCAGAACTACGACAGCGAGCGCTATTCGTTCAGCTCGCGCGGCTTCTCCATTTCCAATTACCTGTACGACGGCGTGCCCACCGACTTCGACACGGGCTATGCGGGCGGCGAGTCGTCCCTCGACCCCATCATCTATGACCGCGTGGAAGTCGTGCGGGGCGCCACCGGCCTGTTGACCGGCTCGGGCAATCCGTCGGCGTCCATCAACCTGGTGCGCAAACACGCCACCAGCCGTGAATTCAAGGCCGACGTCAGCGTCAGCGCCGGCAATTGGGACACCTATCGCGGCACGCTGGACCTGTCCACGCCGCTGAACACATCCGGCAGCGTGCGCGGCCGCATCGTGTCGGCCTACCAGGACAACCATTCCTACCTGGACGGCTATCAGAACAAGAAAAAGATCTTCTACGGCGTGGTGGACGCGGACCTGACCTCGCGCACCACCTTCAGCGCGGGCTTCAACTACCAGGACAACGACCCGCAGCGCAGCAGTTGGGGCGGTTTCCCGCTGTGGTACGCGGACGGCGGTCGCACGGACTGGAAGCGGTCGCTGAATACCGGCGCGGACTGGAGTTCCTGGGCCAGCACCACCTCGGGCGGCTTTGCCAGCCTGGAACACCGCTTTGACAACGACTGGCGCGTGCAGGCCGTGGCGTCCCATTCCAAGCACGAAATGGATGGCAAGCTGCTGTACCTGTACGGCTGGCCCGACCGCGAAACCGGCTTGGGCGTGAACGGTTCGCCCGCCTGGTATGTAGGCGACCGCAAGCAGAACAGCCTGGACCTGAAAGCCTCCGGCCCGTTCACGGCCTTCG containing:
- a CDS encoding hydantoinase B/oxoprolinase family protein; the encoded protein is MNLAADPVPAAAAKPVALERIRFQLAWNRLLSVVEEQAQVLIRSAFGTATREAGDLSAGVFLPDGRMIAQAVTGTPGHVNAMAESVKHFLRVFPLDTLKDGDVLLTNDPWKGTGHLFDMTMVTPVFHGGALVALFASTLHVIDIGGIGSSADGLEIYHEGLFLPILRFFHQHEVDPGVLAIIRANVREPEQVEGDLYALVACNAIGARRLKALLIEFELGDLDALGGYIIKQSEHAMRLAIAQWPQGTWNNTLVIDGYDAPITLQARVSIAPDKIRINFDGTSPSVARGINVVKAYTDAYTSFGIRCLIGADVPNNAGSLSCVEVAAPEGSILNARYPAAVTARHIIGQMLPDVVFGALRQARADQVPAEGASSLWNLHLVGGEPLAGATPEQQEALLAGPRFNAVSFSTGGTGARPGKDGLSVTSYPSGVRNVSLEILESANPLVFEQKEYRPDSGGPGTQRGGLGQTIVVRHADPRAAMIIAAAFDRVVHPARGALGGQAGAGGQLGLANGTPLRAKGRQLIPPGERLVVHTPGGGGLGDPALRAASRVERDVRDGLVSADQARTAYQEQQA
- a CDS encoding ProQ/FinO family protein; translation: MITKQAPEEPTPKKDARPQGGGKGPRPPGGGKGPRPQGGDKHARSQSGDKNARSQGGDKGQRPQRERRESPVDPVVVAISRLQRQFPNAFPKNPAPKLPLKLGVLADLVQHAQALQLDEAQIKEAVKTWCDGRRYWACMVEDAPRVDLNGEPSGAVTANEAKHAKRMASRSASKNAAARNKAKKEAAAAAASGEAPAADASAGTDTAASASAAVAAPVSAPVTAPVQSSPQAPAESSPESSAASSAWSASESSAESSAESSAESSAESSAESSADKPTDISADSASVDTPASSSDASAKAADDTSTDKPA
- a CDS encoding metallophosphoesterase; its protein translation is MFHVFTGLISLYVIWRFVLPLSLSKPAKLLLSALLIAIAEHHLVTRHFFGSMASPEIPATLIMALGWLFGGLLLLAMLLLVRDVAGVVLYAVSRARGRGLLAARRWGATAAVLAMALSAIGVWQAVRVPDVKTIEIALPKLPPELDGFRLVQLTDLHASRLLEAPWMQAVVDKTNGLKPDLIVITGDLVDGTTHARAADVLPLQALRARHGVYAIPGNHEYYAEYQRWLPAFEHLGLRLLLNEHVTLKPNGQRLVLAGVTDKMAAAYGEDVPDVARALNGVRATDPVILLSHRPIGAAKNAQAGAGLQLSGHTHGGQILGPHLLTQLANEGYVSGGYDVDGMHLYVSNGAGLWPGFPVRLGRPSEITQIVLRSPTRAAPR
- the fhuE gene encoding ferric-rhodotorulic acid/ferric-coprogen receptor FhuE → MQEARPQRRKPRIHSATQPGFPPRRTAVLVLMALASASAAAQDSAVATLPTVQVVGEGDPTTTEGTGSYTPRATAAGTGLPLTLRETPQSVTVVTRQRMEDENMLSLADVMASTPGISVQNYDSERYSFSSRGFSISNYLYDGVPTDFDTGYAGGESSLDPIIYDRVEVVRGATGLLTGSGNPSASINLVRKHATSREFKADVSVSAGNWDTYRGTLDLSTPLNTSGSVRGRIVSAYQDNHSYLDGYQNKKKIFYGVVDADLTSRTTFSAGFNYQDNDPQRSSWGGFPLWYADGGRTDWKRSLNTGADWSSWASTTSGGFASLEHRFDNDWRVQAVASHSKHEMDGKLLYLYGWPDRETGLGVNGSPAWYVGDRKQNSLDLKASGPFTAFGRRHEAVVGASFTRQYADFDYRSALDAAPVGNFFDWDGSYPEPQWSDTAVTASRYTTKQSGWYGALRLNLADPLKLIVGGRYSTWKTDSVGFGGGNRTAFDKDAFIPYAGLLYDINETYTAYVSYTGIFNPQSYQDRNGSWLDPLEGKSYEAGIKGEFLEGRLNASAAIFQVEQDNVAQTDPGYLVPGSINQAYRAAQGTRSRGFDLEMSGEVTPGWNVAAGWSHWTARDGDGAPIQTNQPRSLVRLFTTYQLPGDWNRLTVGGGVNWQSGVYTIASGPNGDERVSQGSYAITNLMARYRFNRNLSAQLNVNNVFDRKYYSQVGFYSQGAWGAGTSGMLTMRYQY
- a CDS encoding DUF4202 domain-containing protein → MNDRLHQTLLRFDQYNGTDPNLFTWQGETCPQELFLAQKLHEWVLKLAPDASLPLVLASRCQHIGRWEISRKSYPDGRVGYLTWRKALARHHASVAEAILRETGYEDDVIDRVKTIVMKQGIKQDADVQTMENALCLVFLQYQYEAFHPAHGEKIVEILRKSLQKMDPAGHKWALTLPYSAAGTAYLEQALAA
- a CDS encoding hydantoinase/oxoprolinase family protein produces the protein MPNKSLREPQASPVRVAVDVGGTFTDIVLEHSDHRWSAKLLTTPDTPETAVLQGIEELLDEASLRWPDVSLLILGTTLATNALIERKGARTALLTTAGFRDLVEIGLEDRFAQYDIFLDKPEPLVPRPWRHGVTERVDARGQVLTPLDESQVIALAHELTAARIESVAVCLLHSYAHPAHERRIRELLRAHAPDLWVSLSSDVCAEIREYPRLSTVSANAYVQPQVSGYLRRLNEAARARGLRDDPFLMTSGGGIATLQTGVEEPVRLVESGPAGGAILAQHIAEQTGASRALSFDMGGTTAKICYIDDFEPQVSRSFEFGRVHRHLKGSGLPIRIPVIEMVEIGAGGGSIARINHLGVVQVGPDSAGSLPGPAAYGNGGEHPTVTDAHAVIGTVTPQRFAVGKVSLQPALAQHAIQAHVAEPAGLDAPRAAQAIIDVVTENMANAARVHASELGKAAEEHTLIAFGGAAPLHAAPLARKLGIDRVIIPESAGVGSAVGFLWAPIAYQSVRSFHQRLDGIDHAAVQHLLDELTASVNAVVRRAAPNTPLTHKRVVFMRYSGQGHEIAVDLPDGPFDHAASARLSQAFAQHYAHLYGRSLPHVAPEAVSWSVAAQAGQRRARPQDHIATGHGTAARQAGTRMVFDTAQGRWLDIPYYERQSLDPEQTLTGPALVVEDETTTYVPPGFVARRSRLGSLVLDDTDASQRRQANSVDKDNA
- a CDS encoding ABC transporter substrate-binding protein, which produces MATTLTAITRRASLGLLLAGVLLAFAPALHAEPTRGGTLTLLLPSEPTALVTVGNVATPILSVSAKVTEGLLKYDYDLNPQPQLATAWQVSPDGTVYTFTLRQGVKWHDGKPFTAADVAFSIGLLKKIHPRGRNTFANVGAIDTPDDHTVVLRLTKPAPYLIRAFVATETPIIPKHIFDGADPLTNPAISAPIGTGPYKFKEWVRGSHIVYERNPDYWDKPKPYIDRLIVRVVADPAAAAIAFETGTVDLGYRTPVPLADLARLKAVPTLRFETRGNSYSYNVTRLEFNLDEPHFKNEKVRQAVAHAIDRNVILKVVNYGVGQVAYSPIAPGLKTYNDSTPSPYAFDLKRANALLDEAGYPKGADGVRFRVPLDYNPIGADGARLADYLRTTLARTGIAVTVRSQDASAFIKRIYTDRDFAFTTNGASNLFDPTVGVQRLYWSKNFIKGVPFSNGTHYQNPQVDALLEAAAVENDPARRVQLFKEFQQIVARDVPDLNLYQPEFITIANQRVHDHSLTADGVESNLADVYLQ